In Chryseobacterium turcicum, a single window of DNA contains:
- a CDS encoding polysaccharide deacetylase family protein → MKHYPFIVFYIFCNVFIYAFQATFWVYIFCFILFSAVVIWGSFDITLSYFVNSFTHKRTKIKEVALTFDDGPTEFTPKFLDLLKENNIKATFFCIGKQIEKYPETFQRIIAEGHTIGNHTFSHSNNTGFLSTSKMIEEIQKCDEVMMKVRNIKTNLYRPPFGVTNPNIAKAIQKTHKKSIGWNVRSLDTITENEKKIHRKVTKNLKKGSIILLHDTSEKTYNVLVDLLLFLEREKYSTFRIDNILTTKALTH, encoded by the coding sequence ATGAAACATTATCCATTCATTGTTTTTTACATTTTCTGCAACGTTTTTATCTATGCATTTCAGGCTACATTTTGGGTTTACATCTTTTGCTTCATCCTATTTTCAGCGGTTGTTATTTGGGGTTCATTCGACATCACATTAAGCTATTTTGTCAACAGTTTTACCCATAAAAGAACAAAAATCAAAGAAGTGGCTTTGACTTTTGATGATGGACCGACCGAGTTTACACCGAAGTTTTTAGACTTACTAAAAGAGAATAATATCAAAGCGACTTTTTTCTGTATCGGAAAACAAATCGAAAAATATCCCGAAACGTTTCAAAGAATCATTGCTGAAGGTCATACCATTGGGAATCATACGTTTTCACATTCTAATAATACTGGTTTTTTATCCACTTCAAAGATGATTGAAGAAATTCAAAAATGTGATGAAGTAATGATGAAAGTCAGAAATATCAAAACCAATTTATACAGACCTCCTTTTGGCGTTACCAATCCGAATATTGCAAAAGCAATCCAAAAAACTCATAAGAAAAGCATCGGCTGGAATGTTCGTTCTTTAGATACGATTACAGAAAATGAGAAAAAAATTCATCGAAAAGTCACCAAAAACTTAAAAAAAGGCAGCATTATTCTGCTTCACGACACATCAGAAAAAACGTACAATGTTTTGGTAGATTTATTACTATTTTTGGAACGTGAAAAGTATTCAACTTTTAGAATTGATAATATTTTAACCACAAAAGCTTTAACACATTAG